The nucleotide window CCGTATCTTTTGATTCGCGGGCCAGAAACGTCACTCGGAACGGGAGCCAGCATGACGTCCGCTATCGACTTTTATTTCGACTTCGCATCCCCGTATGGGTATTTTGCGAGCACCTGCATCGATGACATCGCCTCGAAGAACGGGCGCGGTGTCGCGTGGCATCCGATCCTGCTCGACATCGTCTACAAGGTGAACGGTACGGGGGCGCCGGTGCAGCATCCGATCAAGACCGAGTATCTGCGGCACGATGTGGAGCGCACCGCTCGCTTTCACAAGATTCCATACAAGCGCCCGACGCATTTCCCGATTCCCACCCAGGCGGCCGAGCGCGCCGTGCTTTGGGTGCAGGACCATCGCGGCGGCGACCTGTCCGCGGAGTTTGCCAAGTCGATCTTCACGGCGTTGTACGTCGACGACGTGAACATCGGCGATCCGGCGGAACTGGTGCGGATCGGCGAGTCGCTGGGCATCGACGGCGCGGCACTCGACGCGGGCATGCATTCCCCGGCGGCGAAGGATCATCTCAAGGCCGAGATCGACCTGGCGATGGCGCGCGGCGTGTTCGGTTCGCCGTTCGTCATCGTGGACGGCGAGCCGTTCTGGGGGTTCGACCGCTTCGCACAGGTCGAGGCCTGCCTGAAGCACGGCAAGCTCTGACAACAAGGCAAGACAACATCATGGCAAGACCCCAACCGTCGCGCGACAACACGACACAGGACACCGGACGCGAAGCCTGCCCCTGCGGCGGTCTCGCGTTCGAAGACTGTTGCGCACGCTATCTCGAACGAGGCGACCTCGCGCCCACGGCCGAGGCGCTGATGCGCTCGCGCTACACGGCATTCGTGCGCCACGACGCGGCGTATCTGCTCGACACCTGGGCGGTGCGCACGCGCCCC belongs to Pandoraea pnomenusa and includes:
- a CDS encoding 2-hydroxychromene-2-carboxylate isomerase, whose product is MTSAIDFYFDFASPYGYFASTCIDDIASKNGRGVAWHPILLDIVYKVNGTGAPVQHPIKTEYLRHDVERTARFHKIPYKRPTHFPIPTQAAERAVLWVQDHRGGDLSAEFAKSIFTALYVDDVNIGDPAELVRIGESLGIDGAALDAGMHSPAAKDHLKAEIDLAMARGVFGSPFVIVDGEPFWGFDRFAQVEACLKHGKL
- a CDS encoding YchJ family protein — encoded protein: MARPQPSRDNTTQDTGREACPCGGLAFEDCCARYLERGDLAPTAEALMRSRYTAFVRHDAAYLLDTWAVRTRPASLEFDDAPQWLGLQVKAHLQRDDAHAEVEFVARYKVGGRAHRLHERSRFERTDDGRWRYVDGDLYD